The following are from one region of the Muntiacus reevesi chromosome 3, mMunRee1.1, whole genome shotgun sequence genome:
- the LOC136163459 gene encoding EKC/KEOPS complex subunit LAGE3-like isoform X2, producing the protein MQEAGGHAGGGSRAGGSGSRGRRGVGGCRSGPRSADTTSAADHGAPGVGPAPHSLGPGGDPWSPAQRPGSRPCVFTLNVPFPSALEAEIARGSLAPDAEPHRGALGKELTASGSVLAVCWRAEDRRLLRISIVNFLDQLSLVE; encoded by the exons ATGCAGGAGGCAGGCGGGCACGCAGGCGGAGGCAGCCGGGCGGGTGGCTCGGGAAGCCGGGGCCGGCGGGGTGTCGGGGGTTGCCGGAGTGGACCCCGCAGCGCGGATACTACTTCCGCTGCAGACCACGGAGCTCCGGGTGTCGGGCCGGCCCCGCACTCTTTGGGGCCGGGCGGAGACCCGTGGTCCCCTGCCCAAAGGCCGGGAAGCCGACCATGCGTATTCACCCTAAACGTGCCTTTCCCGTCCGCCTTGGAGGCAGAGATTGCCCGTGGGTCCCTGGCCCCAGATGCCGAACCTCACCGTGGGGCGCTTGGGAAGGAGCTCACAGCGAGCGGCAGCGTCCTGGCGGTCTGCTGGAGAGCTGAAGATCGCCGCCTCCTTCGAATCTCCATTGTCAACTTTCTGGACCAGCTTTCTCTG GTTGAGTAG
- the LOC136163459 gene encoding EKC/KEOPS complex subunit LAGE3-like isoform X1, which produces MQEAGGHAGGGSRAGGSGSRGRRGVGGCRSGPRSADTTSAADHGAPGVGPAPHSLGPGGDPWSPAQRPGSRPCVFTLNVPFPSALEAEIARGSLAPDAEPHRGALGKELTASGSVLAVCWRAEDRRLLRISIVNFLDQLSLVMRTMQRFGPPVAR; this is translated from the coding sequence ATGCAGGAGGCAGGCGGGCACGCAGGCGGAGGCAGCCGGGCGGGTGGCTCGGGAAGCCGGGGCCGGCGGGGTGTCGGGGGTTGCCGGAGTGGACCCCGCAGCGCGGATACTACTTCCGCTGCAGACCACGGAGCTCCGGGTGTCGGGCCGGCCCCGCACTCTTTGGGGCCGGGCGGAGACCCGTGGTCCCCTGCCCAAAGGCCGGGAAGCCGACCATGCGTATTCACCCTAAACGTGCCTTTCCCGTCCGCCTTGGAGGCAGAGATTGCCCGTGGGTCCCTGGCCCCAGATGCCGAACCTCACCGTGGGGCGCTTGGGAAGGAGCTCACAGCGAGCGGCAGCGTCCTGGCGGTCTGCTGGAGAGCTGAAGATCGCCGCCTCCTTCGAATCTCCATTGTCAACTTTCTGGACCAGCTTTCTCTGGTGATGCGAACCATGCAGCGCTTTGGGCCCCCTGTTGCCCGCTAA